One window from the genome of Thermococcus siculi encodes:
- a CDS encoding DUF2067 family protein translates to MARAKKVITIHVRDDREKEEFMRELQRLRLPAFIYVHGKLNDLKINVQGTKDEIREAIRKIREIHHRVRAKLYPDRRGLYRYNIDDLLREAGASVSTPILLKTLELLGETVELRENELITSLPWEEMVAVTERLGSYLSDISFNTTRQIREVVLPAAVAYDLDPEDVIETLIDLGAAEWKEDKFKYELVKNKEQAMEMLLNHLKGEENED, encoded by the coding sequence ATGGCGAGGGCGAAGAAGGTCATAACGATTCACGTCCGCGACGACCGTGAGAAGGAGGAGTTCATGCGCGAACTCCAGCGTCTCCGGCTTCCCGCTTTCATCTACGTCCACGGCAAGCTGAACGACCTCAAGATAAACGTCCAGGGGACGAAGGACGAGATACGCGAGGCGATAAGGAAGATCAGGGAGATACACCACAGGGTGAGGGCCAAGCTCTACCCGGACAGGCGTGGTCTCTACCGCTACAACATAGACGACCTCCTCAGGGAGGCCGGGGCGAGTGTCTCGACGCCTATCCTCCTCAAGACCCTCGAGCTGCTCGGCGAGACAGTCGAACTGAGGGAGAACGAGCTGATAACCTCCCTGCCCTGGGAGGAGATGGTTGCCGTCACGGAAAGGCTGGGGAGCTATCTCTCCGACATATCCTTCAACACCACCAGGCAGATAAGGGAAGTCGTGCTCCCCGCGGCAGTCGCCTACGATCTCGACCCGGAGGACGTTATCGAGACCCTGATCGACTTGGGCGCGGCCGAGTGGAAGGAGGATAAGTTTAAATACGAACTGGTGAAGAACAAGGAGCAGGCCATGGAGATGCTGCTTAACCACTTAAAGGGTGAGGAAAATGAAGATTGA
- a CDS encoding exosome complex RNA-binding protein Csl4 translates to MDEKRGVRNGDLVLPGDYLGVIEEYFPGDGVKEEDGELYAVRAGRVVIDQDRMEISVEPITDTPPLPKAGDIVVARVIEVKPQAAIVQIVKIEGRENDREIATSKLAGIHISQVRDGYVDSINREFRIGDIVRARVIATEKSPIQLSTKGPDLGVIYALCTRCRTPLVRRGEKLVCPRCGHVETRKLSSLYRKVKV, encoded by the coding sequence ATGGATGAGAAAAGAGGCGTAAGAAACGGTGACCTCGTTCTTCCCGGCGATTACCTCGGCGTCATCGAGGAGTACTTCCCGGGAGACGGCGTCAAGGAGGAGGACGGCGAGCTATACGCAGTTAGGGCAGGTAGGGTTGTGATCGACCAGGACAGGATGGAAATCAGCGTTGAGCCGATAACCGACACGCCGCCCCTGCCGAAGGCGGGCGACATCGTGGTGGCGAGGGTCATCGAGGTCAAGCCCCAGGCGGCGATAGTCCAGATAGTTAAAATCGAGGGCAGGGAGAACGACAGGGAGATAGCCACCTCAAAGCTCGCGGGGATACATATCTCCCAGGTGAGGGACGGCTACGTGGACAGTATCAACCGGGAGTTCAGGATCGGGGACATAGTCAGAGCGAGGGTCATAGCCACCGAGAAGAGTCCCATACAGCTCTCCACGAAGGGTCCCGACCTCGGCGTTATCTACGCCCTCTGCACCCGCTGCAGAACCCCGCTGGTAAGACGCGGGGAGAAACTGGTCTGTCCGCGCTGTGGTCACGTCGAGACGAGGAAACTCTCCTCTCTCTACAGGAAGGTGAAGGTCTGA
- a CDS encoding DNA-directed RNA polymerase subunit L has product MKIEVIKREENVLEFYLEGEDHTFANLLNEVLHENKHVTFAGYTIEHPVLMARKPKFRVVTDGKVTPEKALEEAAQKIFDRARAVLEAWNAALKE; this is encoded by the coding sequence ATGAAGATTGAGGTCATCAAGCGTGAGGAGAACGTCCTTGAGTTCTATCTTGAGGGTGAGGACCACACCTTCGCCAACCTGCTCAACGAGGTGCTCCACGAGAACAAGCACGTCACCTTCGCAGGCTACACCATAGAGCACCCCGTTCTCATGGCGAGGAAGCCTAAGTTCAGGGTGGTCACCGACGGCAAGGTAACGCCCGAGAAGGCCCTCGAGGAGGCGGCCCAGAAGATATTCGACAGGGCCAGGGCAGTCCTCGA
- a CDS encoding TBP-interacting protein, translated as MGYSELSPRIKKVYAQVRYLDDYHWEINEDRIIGVHKKSNVHVVIEVADNREHAEKLAENDGKGIRIIAIPDKNVFFIHNGAFILTYRYIKATLADINDHIVWSGFKILEEGGNLIQEDFYEYLGGALITHIKNNMLAGQDYVFWQFYRCEECGKYVDVESLERHLKGHGIKHHEKSEERYEVFEINFRDGKIYDKYGKEVPKEKFSEEALDFLEEITSGMKMSPG; from the coding sequence ATGGGGTACAGTGAGCTGAGTCCAAGGATAAAGAAGGTCTACGCCCAGGTAAGGTACCTTGACGATTATCACTGGGAAATCAATGAGGACAGGATAATCGGCGTTCACAAGAAGAGCAACGTTCACGTCGTCATAGAGGTGGCGGACAACAGGGAGCACGCCGAAAAGCTGGCGGAGAACGATGGGAAGGGCATAAGGATAATCGCCATTCCCGATAAAAACGTCTTCTTCATTCACAACGGGGCGTTCATACTCACCTATCGCTACATCAAAGCGACCCTCGCGGACATAAACGACCACATAGTCTGGAGCGGGTTCAAGATACTCGAAGAGGGTGGAAACCTCATCCAGGAGGACTTCTACGAGTACCTCGGCGGTGCCCTCATAACCCACATCAAGAACAACATGCTCGCCGGCCAGGACTACGTCTTCTGGCAGTTCTACAGGTGCGAGGAGTGCGGCAAGTACGTCGACGTCGAGAGCCTTGAGAGGCACCTCAAGGGGCACGGCATCAAGCACCACGAGAAGAGCGAGGAGAGGTACGAGGTCTTCGAGATTAACTTCCGTGACGGAAAGATCTACGACAAGTACGGCAAGGAGGTTCCGAAGGAAAAGTTCAGCGAGGAGGCCCTCGATTTCCTCGAGGAAATAACCTCCGGGATGAAGATGTCTCCCGGCTGA
- a CDS encoding threonine--tRNA ligase, with translation MRMLLIHSDYLEYEVRDKALKNPEPISDEQRRGRLEEVLAVFTSVEKVDETNPDEVVEKAVAEIKDVASQVKTNRVFVYPFAHLSSELARPDVALKVLQKVEERLKEEGFEVKRAPFGYYKAFKLSCKGHPLAELSRTVVPSGEVVSKEERNIALEKEEELRSYWYILTPEGELVEVDKFDFTGHENLRKFANYEISKNRIADREPPHVRFMLEHELVDYEPGSDGGNLRYYPKGRLIKGLLEQYVTEKVIEYGAMEVETPIMYDFEHPALEKYLNRFPARQYVVKSGDKKFFLRFAACFGQFLIKKDATISYRNLPLRMYELTRYSFRREKSGELSGLRRLRAFTMPDMHTVARDLKQAMDEFKKQYKLSMEVLRGVGLTPDDYEVAIRFTEDFWNENKDFIVELAKIIGKPVLIEMWKQRFFYFILKFEFNFVDNLDKAAALSTVQIDVENAERFGITYYDEEGKEQYPLILHCSPSGAIERVMYAILEKQAKLQAKGIKPMFPLWLSPIQIRVIPVSEEVMDYALYVAGKLEGAKIRADVDDTNDRLNKKIRKAEKEWVPYIVVVGRNEKEQNTVTVRRRSDGKQVEMQLEDLIKEIKAQTEGFPYRPRPLPLLLSRRPKFRG, from the coding sequence ATGAGAATGCTTCTGATACACTCGGACTACCTCGAGTACGAGGTCAGGGACAAGGCCCTGAAGAACCCCGAGCCGATAAGCGACGAGCAGAGGAGAGGTCGCCTTGAGGAGGTTCTCGCGGTCTTTACAAGCGTTGAAAAGGTCGATGAGACCAACCCTGATGAGGTCGTTGAGAAGGCCGTTGCGGAAATCAAGGACGTCGCATCCCAGGTGAAGACCAACCGCGTGTTCGTTTACCCGTTCGCACACCTCAGCAGCGAGCTGGCCAGGCCGGACGTCGCTTTAAAGGTTCTCCAGAAGGTCGAGGAGCGCCTGAAGGAGGAGGGCTTCGAGGTTAAGAGGGCCCCCTTCGGCTACTACAAGGCCTTCAAGTTAAGTTGCAAGGGGCACCCCCTGGCGGAGCTGAGCAGAACCGTCGTCCCGAGCGGAGAGGTGGTTTCAAAGGAAGAGCGCAACATAGCCCTCGAGAAGGAGGAGGAACTGAGGAGCTACTGGTACATACTCACTCCGGAAGGCGAGCTGGTGGAGGTTGACAAGTTCGACTTCACCGGCCACGAGAACCTCAGGAAGTTCGCCAACTACGAGATAAGCAAGAACAGAATCGCCGACAGGGAGCCGCCGCACGTCAGGTTCATGCTGGAGCACGAGCTGGTTGATTACGAGCCGGGAAGCGACGGTGGAAACCTCAGGTACTATCCGAAGGGCAGGCTCATCAAGGGACTGCTCGAGCAGTACGTCACCGAGAAGGTTATCGAGTACGGGGCCATGGAGGTCGAGACGCCGATCATGTACGACTTCGAGCACCCGGCTCTTGAGAAGTACCTGAACAGGTTCCCCGCCAGGCAGTACGTCGTCAAGAGCGGAGACAAGAAGTTCTTCCTCAGGTTCGCGGCATGCTTCGGCCAGTTCCTAATCAAGAAGGACGCCACGATAAGCTACCGCAACCTCCCGCTCAGGATGTACGAGCTTACTCGCTACTCCTTCAGAAGGGAGAAGAGCGGCGAGCTTTCAGGTTTGAGAAGGCTCAGGGCCTTCACAATGCCCGATATGCACACGGTCGCTCGCGACCTCAAGCAGGCCATGGACGAGTTCAAGAAGCAGTACAAGCTCAGCATGGAGGTCCTCAGGGGCGTTGGACTTACGCCGGATGACTACGAGGTCGCCATAAGGTTCACCGAGGACTTCTGGAACGAGAACAAGGACTTCATAGTCGAACTCGCGAAGATCATCGGCAAGCCCGTCCTCATCGAGATGTGGAAGCAGAGGTTCTTCTACTTCATCCTCAAGTTCGAGTTCAACTTCGTTGACAACCTCGACAAGGCTGCAGCACTCAGTACGGTTCAGATCGACGTGGAGAACGCGGAGCGCTTCGGCATAACCTACTACGACGAGGAGGGCAAGGAGCAGTACCCGCTCATACTCCACTGCTCGCCGAGCGGTGCGATAGAGCGCGTCATGTACGCCATCCTCGAGAAGCAGGCAAAGCTCCAGGCCAAGGGCATCAAGCCGATGTTCCCGCTCTGGCTCAGCCCGATACAGATCCGCGTTATCCCTGTCAGTGAGGAGGTCATGGACTACGCGCTCTACGTTGCGGGCAAGCTCGAGGGTGCGAAGATAAGGGCCGACGTCGACGACACCAACGACAGGCTCAACAAGAAGATAAGGAAGGCCGAGAAGGAGTGGGTTCCCTACATCGTTGTCGTTGGAAGGAACGAGAAGGAGCAGAACACCGTCACCGTCAGGAGGAGAAGCGACGGAAAGCAGGTGGAGATGCAGCTCGAAGACCTCATCAAGGAGATAAAGGCCCAGACCGAGGGCTTCCCCTACAGGCCGAGGCCCCTGCCACTGCTTCTTTCCAGAAGGCCCAAATTCAGGGGCTGA